A stretch of DNA from Nonlabens ponticola:
TAATATCTTTGAAAAAGTCCTGCAGTGCAAAACCTATTCCTACAAATACGGCAGCACTGGCCGTCAGTATAGCAGTCAAATCCACACCAGACGTGCTTAACACAATGAGGATTACCGTTAAATAAACCAGATAATTAAAGAACTTGAAGATGCTCTCAAACTTGAGCTTGTCTGCACTATCCATGTTCCTGGTAACAAACTTGCGTATAGCCCTCAATACAAAGGTTGCCGCTATTACTGCGAGAATGGAGACGATAAGCATCCAGGTATCAAAGTGAAAATCACTCTTATCATCCTGAGGAATGATCTGGAATGTGAGAAAATCCTTAACAGATTGCCAGGTCTCTTTTATGGATTGCCAAGTTGTATCCATTAATATTTAAGCCATTTATACAAATCCTTCCAATTGGTTTTCTTGCCGTACATGAGTATACCTATGCGATAGATTTTGGCAGCGATGTAAGCTACTAAAAATATAGATGCATAAAGTATAGTCACGCTTAGTGCTATGTGCCACCACTCTACTTCACCAAATGGTATGCGCATTAACATCACAATAGGCGACGTTAGTGGTATGTACGAGAATACAACGGCTACAGTACCGTTGGGATTATCCATTACGCTGAAAAACCCAACATAAACTGCTAGCATTAGAGGCAAAATAACAGGCAACATGAATTGCTGTGTGTCTGTTTCATTATCCACTGCTGCTCCTATGGCCGTATAGATAGCAGCATACAAGAAGTAACCGCCGATAAAGTAAATGAGAAAACAACTAATCATCGTTCCTAGTGGCAATTGCATAATGTCATTGATGATAGCTTGCATTTGATCCACATTTTGTGTCTGGGCTACCACTTGTGCATTTGCTGGTGTTTGAAATGCCTCAACGCCTAAAATTGCAGAACCAACGGTCACCAGAGCAATTCCCAAAACAATCCATATCGCAAATTGAGTTATTCCAGCTAGTGAAGTACCCATAATCTTACCCAGCATCAAATAGATAGGTTTTACAGAACTTACAATGATCTCAATAATACGATTGGTTTTTTCCTCAATTACTGATCGCATCACCATATTACCATAAATAATAATAAACATCATGAGTAAATAACCAGCGGCGCCACCCATGGCTATTTTAATCCAGCTAGATGCCTTGCTATTAGTCACTCCTGAATAGGTCTGTAATTCCACCTGAGCTTGCACTCGATTCTCTTCTAAAGTCTGCGGTTGTATACCAACGTTGATGAGATTGCGTTGCGTCGCTTGTTGCGAGACTTTTTCTTCAATAGCATTTATAAAACCTACTGATGGTGAGTCATCACTATATATTTCTACTTTGACTTCTTGATCAGTATTCTGAGAGATGTTTATCAAGGCATAGTATTCCTTGCTCCTACTTATTTCAATCGCGTTCTCAAGATCTGCATTTGCGATCGACAGATAATTGTATTCATCATTAGATTCAAATTGCTGACTATAA
This window harbors:
- a CDS encoding ABC transporter permease, with protein sequence MDKLWLIIKREYINRVRNRTFIVMTFLSPLIFIGVILLIGWLTSINSDEVRQVALRDTTGNYSQQFESNDEYNYLSIANADLENAIEISRSKEYYALINISQNTDQEVKVEIYSDDSPSVGFINAIEEKVSQQATQRNLINVGIQPQTLEENRVQAQVELQTYSGVTNSKASSWIKIAMGGAAGYLLMMFIIIYGNMVMRSVIEEKTNRIIEIIVSSVKPIYLMLGKIMGTSLAGITQFAIWIVLGIALVTVGSAILGVEAFQTPANAQVVAQTQNVDQMQAIINDIMQLPLGTMISCFLIYFIGGYFLYAAIYTAIGAAVDNETDTQQFMLPVILPLMLAVYVGFFSVMDNPNGTVAVVFSYIPLTSPIVMLMRIPFGEVEWWHIALSVTILYASIFLVAYIAAKIYRIGILMYGKKTNWKDLYKWLKY